A part of Citrifermentans bremense genomic DNA contains:
- a CDS encoding IS3 family transposase (programmed frameshift), which yields MTYTEGFRANMVRRMACPNGISATALAREVGVPQQSLSRWLREASAVNQTDNSSIAPESHMPPKRPQDRSAEEKLKIVLEAEIVPEEQLGAFLRRNGIHEAQLREWRSMMLSGLQKPPRTSSKNTEETRKIHQLEKELQRKEKALAEAAAIIILKKKGPVHLGGRGRAHGQEERQMIVQLVEEAANSGARLEPAVAAIGMSIRTFQRWGLQADGADRRRGPSSSPANKLAPLERQKIIAIANSPAFRDLSPKQIVPQLADQGVYVASESSFYRVLREEGEIKHREPSRPATKHKTKEHVATGPCQVWSWDITYLKSPIVGQFFYLYLIMDVWSRKIVAATVFSKECNDYSAKLFLQTCYRLGIDPAGLVLHSDNGGPMKGATMLATLQRLGVVPSFSRPQVSDDNPYSESLFRTMKYRPGYPSQPFSSLDAAQAWVDGFVGWYNTEHLHSGIRFVTPDDRHFGRENAILTRRKELYEKARQQNPDRWSKGIRNWDPVEAVFLNPEPPAEAILLAAA from the exons CGTACACTGAAGGATTCAGGGCCAACATGGTCCGCAGGATGGCCTGCCCTAATGGAATCTCGGCTACCGCTCTAGCACGAGAAGTGGGAGTTCCCCAACAGTCACTGTCGCGCTGGCTTAGAGAGGCGAGCGCTGTAAATCAAACCGACAACTCGTCTATAGCCCCTGAGAGTCACATGCCCCCAAAGCGTCCCCAAGACAGATCAGCCGAAGAAAAGCTCAAGATCGTTCTCGAAGCTGAGATCGTTCCCGAAGAACAACTGGGCGCCTTTTTGCGCCGCAATGGCATTCATGAGGCACAACTGCGTGAGTGGCGCAGCATGATGTTGTCAGGGCTTCAAAAGCCGCCTCGAACTTCCTCCAAAAACACCGAGGAAACCCGCAAAATTCACCAGCTTGAGAAAGAGCTTCAGCGCAAAGAGAAGGCTTTGGCAGAGGCGGCCGCGATCATTATCCTCAAAAAAAAAG GTCCAGTCCATCTGGGGGGGCGAGGACGAGCCCACGGACAAGAAGAGCGGCAGATGATCGTGCAACTTGTTGAAGAAGCAGCCAATTCCGGAGCGAGGCTCGAACCGGCCGTTGCTGCCATCGGGATGAGCATCCGCACCTTTCAGCGCTGGGGTCTGCAAGCAGACGGGGCAGACCGACGGCGTGGACCAAGTTCCAGTCCGGCCAACAAGCTTGCTCCGTTGGAGCGGCAGAAGATCATCGCGATCGCGAACTCTCCGGCGTTTAGGGACCTTTCGCCGAAGCAGATCGTGCCGCAACTGGCCGACCAAGGTGTCTACGTGGCGTCGGAATCAAGCTTCTACCGTGTGCTTCGAGAAGAGGGAGAAATAAAGCACCGGGAACCGTCTCGCCCGGCCACAAAACATAAGACCAAAGAACATGTGGCGACCGGCCCCTGCCAGGTCTGGTCCTGGGATATCACCTATCTAAAAAGCCCTATTGTTGGGCAGTTCTTCTACCTCTACCTGATCATGGATGTCTGGAGTCGCAAGATCGTGGCTGCCACTGTTTTTTCAAAAGAGTGCAATGACTACAGTGCAAAGCTGTTCTTGCAAACCTGTTACAGGCTCGGAATTGATCCCGCAGGGCTGGTCCTTCACTCAGATAATGGCGGCCCGATGAAGGGGGCGACCATGCTGGCAACCCTGCAGCGACTTGGGGTGGTACCTTCGTTCAGCAGGCCACAGGTCAGTGACGACAACCCTTACTCGGAATCGCTGTTCCGAACCATGAAGTACAGACCTGGTTACCCGAGCCAACCATTTTCGAGCCTGGACGCCGCCCAAGCTTGGGTAGATGGTTTTGTCGGCTGGTACAACACCGAGCATCTGCACAGCGGCATCCGCTTCGTCACCCCCGACGACCGTCACTTCGGCCGGGAGAACGCTATTCTCACCCGCCGAAAGGAACTCTACGAGAAGGCCCGTCAGCAAAACCCTGACCGGTGGTCGAAGGGCATCCGGAATTGGGACCCGGTGGAGGCCGTTTTTCTTAATCCTGAACCACCGGCGGAAGCCATCCTGCTCGCCGCCGCTTAA
- a CDS encoding ADP-ribosylglycohydrolase family protein, whose protein sequence is MVKTSDSHPIQIGTITLPIVGTKIGMTFCPGKKGPGLYSGHWNRDLEKDLSAIIDWGAVALVTLVEEHEFAELHVPDFRQTVIDSGLEWFHLPIVDGSIPDDRFDRALQGCRGRITELLCKGKGIVIHCRGGLGRTGLFAAMLLSDFGMEPEEAISLIRGARPGAIETLEQENYIHTYFRNNQRRNLEHFLGCMLGGAIGDALGAPIEFSTLAQIREKYGKGGLRTYDKAYGRAGAITDDTQMALFTAEGLLRACCKANEKGIGPTFPSMIHHAYQRWLITQEKQFGEVGGSGWLINCRELFSRRAPGTTCISALQDGRVRLLTDCTWHNTSKGCGAVMRVAPIGLFVQSPYVYRMWSAEQRDKEAFEIGQASGYLTHGHPSGYLPAGFLSMLIGRIIAAGVKVVVASAEFKRRRAGWLPPVVQD, encoded by the coding sequence GTGGTAAAAACGAGCGACTCCCACCCGATTCAGATAGGAACAATCACCCTTCCAATTGTTGGTACGAAGATAGGAATGACATTCTGCCCTGGGAAAAAAGGGCCTGGGTTATATTCAGGGCATTGGAACCGAGATCTTGAAAAGGATTTATCGGCAATCATCGATTGGGGAGCAGTCGCACTCGTAACGTTGGTTGAAGAGCATGAGTTTGCGGAGCTTCATGTCCCAGATTTCCGGCAAACCGTCATAGATTCTGGCCTTGAGTGGTTCCACTTGCCCATAGTTGACGGCAGCATTCCAGATGACAGGTTCGACCGCGCCCTGCAAGGGTGCCGTGGCCGTATTACCGAATTACTTTGCAAAGGCAAGGGTATCGTAATCCATTGTCGAGGAGGGTTGGGGAGGACTGGGCTGTTCGCAGCCATGTTACTGAGCGATTTTGGGATGGAGCCGGAGGAGGCAATATCCCTCATAAGAGGTGCTCGTCCTGGCGCGATTGAAACGTTGGAACAGGAAAATTACATACACACCTACTTCAGAAACAATCAACGCAGAAATCTGGAGCATTTTCTAGGCTGCATGCTCGGAGGTGCAATAGGCGATGCGCTTGGGGCGCCTATCGAATTCTCTACTCTCGCCCAAATCAGAGAGAAGTACGGTAAGGGCGGCCTTCGAACTTACGATAAGGCTTATGGCAGGGCAGGTGCCATCACGGACGACACCCAGATGGCACTTTTTACCGCGGAAGGTTTGCTTCGGGCATGCTGTAAGGCAAATGAGAAGGGTATCGGTCCTACGTTTCCCTCTATGATCCACCACGCCTATCAGCGTTGGCTAATAACACAGGAGAAGCAATTTGGGGAAGTAGGGGGCAGCGGATGGCTCATTAACTGCCGTGAGCTGTTCAGTCGTCGGGCTCCAGGCACGACCTGCATTTCAGCCTTGCAGGACGGTCGAGTCCGGCTCCTTACAGATTGCACTTGGCACAACACCAGTAAAGGCTGCGGAGCTGTAATGAGGGTCGCGCCAATTGGTCTCTTCGTCCAGTCCCCTTACGTCTATCGCATGTGGAGTGCTGAACAGCGCGATAAAGAAGCTTTCGAAATAGGGCAGGCTTCCGGTTACTTGACGCATGGGCACCCAAGCGGGTATTTACCCGCGGGCTTTCTGTCAATGCTCATCGGTCGGATCATAGCGGCGGGTGTCAAGGTAGTTGTCGCCTCTGCTGAATTTAAGCGGCGGCGAGCAGGATGGCTTCCGCCGGTGGTTCAGGATTAA
- a CDS encoding ATP-binding protein — protein sequence MTKQERVAEDLENTETEDLGLLPDAQNLVRKYPPEHVAERDKADPPPVKFTSKVPRFLLDKDLILPASTTNEIREAITKVRYHSMIYEQWGFGSVDPVGKGCVLNFYGPPGTGKSRAAEALAGEFAMPFLKVDLAELESKFMGDTAKNLREAFRQASHEGALLFFDEADTVLGKRLSSVTQGVDAEINLTRSTMLMEMDDFHGILAFASNFPENYDAAFRRRISHHIRFDLPDPPARERLWAYHLVEGIPLRDEREILIRELAERSEGLSGGYILQCLRLALPMAVNTAAPASSFLTREHLLKALDLVRRGMREVGTDVQERLQKTREMYGIRKTSPEADK from the coding sequence ATGACAAAGCAGGAACGGGTGGCAGAAGATCTGGAGAATACTGAAACAGAAGATCTCGGGCTGTTGCCTGACGCCCAGAATTTGGTGAGAAAGTACCCCCCTGAGCACGTCGCAGAACGGGATAAAGCGGATCCTCCACCCGTCAAGTTCACTTCAAAAGTCCCAAGATTTCTTCTAGATAAAGACCTGATCCTTCCTGCCTCGACTACCAACGAGATTCGAGAGGCAATTACCAAAGTCCGCTACCACTCCATGATCTATGAGCAATGGGGGTTCGGATCTGTCGATCCGGTTGGCAAGGGGTGTGTGCTCAACTTCTACGGTCCGCCAGGGACCGGTAAGTCCCGGGCCGCCGAGGCGCTTGCAGGCGAGTTCGCCATGCCCTTTCTCAAGGTGGATCTCGCGGAACTCGAAAGTAAATTCATGGGCGACACCGCGAAGAACCTGCGTGAGGCATTCCGTCAAGCATCCCACGAGGGGGCACTCTTGTTTTTCGATGAGGCGGACACGGTGCTGGGCAAACGCCTTTCTTCCGTTACCCAGGGGGTAGACGCCGAGATAAATCTTACCCGCTCAACGATGTTGATGGAGATGGATGATTTTCACGGCATTCTGGCATTCGCCAGCAATTTCCCTGAAAACTATGACGCAGCCTTCCGCCGACGTATCTCCCACCACATCCGATTCGACCTCCCGGACCCACCCGCCCGCGAAAGGTTGTGGGCCTATCACCTAGTTGAGGGAATCCCCCTTCGGGATGAGCGGGAAATTTTGATCCGCGAGTTGGCAGAGAGATCTGAGGGGCTATCAGGAGGCTACATACTGCAATGCCTAAGATTAGCTTTACCGATGGCGGTGAACACCGCCGCCCCGGCCTCAAGCTTTTTGACTCGGGAGCACCTGTTAAAGGCACTCGACCTGGTGCGCCGCGGCATGCGGGAGGTCGGCACCGATGTACAAGAGAGACTCCAGAAGACGCGAGAAATGTACGGGATACGTAAAACGTCGCCTGAAGCAGATAAATAG
- a CDS encoding OmpA/MotB family protein: protein MSHDTQGEWISIGDFMAGIVGVLILFFIMAVLISVAARAEAEQRKKVGITKVMKSLKTVLAKEHMDGIELLPDRGTLRLQDSSFASGSACLDADAGALLSQKMASIAEEALLSDSSLSIQIEGHSDSNPVNHIATDPKLYCAVFDDNHTLSAGRAREARKALIEGFHKKDISARISVVGYGPDRPLDPEDMTSARNRRVEIKFVQSVQAQ from the coding sequence ATGAGCCACGACACCCAAGGTGAATGGATTTCCATAGGCGACTTCATGGCTGGCATTGTCGGCGTGCTGATCCTCTTTTTCATTATGGCAGTGCTCATATCGGTGGCAGCACGTGCCGAGGCCGAGCAGAGGAAAAAAGTCGGCATCACCAAAGTAATGAAATCGCTGAAAACCGTGCTTGCCAAGGAACATATGGACGGGATTGAACTATTACCGGACCGCGGAACCCTGCGTCTACAGGACAGTTCTTTTGCCAGCGGCAGCGCCTGTCTGGATGCAGACGCCGGCGCATTGCTAAGCCAGAAGATGGCCTCCATTGCAGAGGAGGCCCTTCTTAGCGACAGCAGCCTGTCCATCCAGATCGAAGGGCACAGCGACTCCAACCCGGTGAACCACATCGCCACGGATCCAAAACTGTACTGCGCAGTCTTCGACGATAACCACACCCTTTCCGCCGGGCGTGCCAGGGAAGCCAGAAAGGCACTAATCGAGGGGTTCCACAAGAAGGACATAAGCGCGAGGATTTCCGTAGTAGGCTACGGTCCTGATCGCCCCCTGGACCCGGAGGACATGACCAGTGCCCGCAACCGTCGGGTGGAAATCAAATTCGTGCAGAGCGTCCAAGCTCAGTGA
- a CDS encoding dynamin family protein — protein MTTRVVNQILASTLELRNERIQQATSLVNQTKDLFDLCGNPELKTLYSRFDNLLKGLESSQVRLAFIGEFSRGKSSLVNSLLGVQLLQEALEQTTAINTFIHALPPQEDTPFVIIHFKEELDRPPLRLPWNDDQVLKKWGTELVTEHRDARLEVDRIEAFTRHPLLDKGLILVDTPGLQGVLKHHHDITMEAIDRAHIAVWVQSTTQLGGAETEWRFLRETVRRNFNKFITVVNMWDKVLEAQDAQDKNVSREELDTRKMEVVRHNFRTQLDATPEELAVLTSRRNLMGVSALWGRDPDPDKRRLSRIDELAERIAEICTGEEAQQEILRRPLATLGDIQTTLLATVQDEIRLLESPQDLKEHRRELELLEQEIRNLNLELKNAENETRSEHHNAAMHHARKVRETLVEPLKELRDRVEQYLTPQYVRRQIESSSARGGTCAIGLPESVQEEFERVTKEVDARWELQKSELQSALRDLRTNYQDEMTRRVSEVHNSLDNINISLPNLDISFEIDLVKVVEYQQKAMELQAMKENCERDIADLDADLMQHGENHSRLELARQALERAERNIRNLGPQPSPLQGNRREKVSSGGLYRSAQYANVPYADDSNLRAYQKEREELKEVLAQREKGLELVIEEEFKRSQKRISLKAAQQKVEAELRRLERQEKEYQQKVEADKVQIAEQIYQTLSRRTAGDLTLRIAFLEKHVASAVEKVFSDQLDLLIGCVEEQFVEPLRAKAGQREQSLESIGKGEEEVARRLCLLHEACGRLENVAAQTRAALDQ, from the coding sequence ATGACTACACGCGTTGTCAACCAGATACTTGCCAGCACCCTTGAACTGAGAAACGAGCGCATCCAGCAGGCCACGTCCTTGGTCAACCAAACAAAGGATCTTTTCGACCTGTGCGGCAATCCGGAACTGAAAACACTCTACAGCCGCTTCGACAACCTCCTTAAAGGGCTCGAATCGAGCCAGGTCCGGCTGGCGTTCATTGGAGAATTCTCCCGCGGCAAATCTTCCTTGGTCAATTCGCTCCTAGGAGTGCAGTTGCTCCAGGAGGCCCTGGAGCAGACGACCGCAATCAACACCTTCATCCATGCCCTCCCACCACAGGAGGACACTCCCTTCGTGATCATACATTTCAAGGAGGAGTTGGACCGGCCTCCACTACGCCTACCCTGGAACGACGATCAGGTACTAAAGAAATGGGGAACTGAGCTAGTAACCGAGCACCGGGACGCCCGTCTGGAGGTAGACCGCATCGAGGCATTCACCCGGCACCCCCTGCTTGACAAGGGGCTCATCCTCGTGGATACCCCCGGACTCCAAGGGGTGTTGAAACATCACCATGACATTACCATGGAAGCAATCGACCGGGCCCACATCGCCGTCTGGGTGCAAAGCACCACCCAGTTGGGCGGTGCAGAAACGGAATGGCGTTTCCTGCGCGAAACGGTACGCAGGAATTTCAACAAGTTCATTACTGTGGTCAATATGTGGGACAAGGTATTGGAGGCCCAAGACGCACAGGATAAAAATGTTTCGCGTGAAGAGTTGGATACCCGCAAAATGGAAGTGGTTCGGCACAACTTTAGGACCCAACTGGACGCAACTCCGGAGGAACTAGCGGTGCTGACCAGCAGGCGAAACCTCATGGGAGTAAGTGCCCTGTGGGGGCGTGATCCGGACCCAGATAAAAGACGATTATCCCGCATCGATGAATTGGCCGAGCGTATCGCCGAGATTTGTACAGGCGAGGAGGCCCAGCAGGAAATCCTACGGAGGCCGTTAGCCACTTTGGGTGACATCCAGACCACTCTTTTAGCCACGGTTCAGGATGAAATACGCCTGTTGGAGTCTCCGCAGGACTTGAAGGAGCACAGGCGAGAGTTGGAACTGCTTGAGCAGGAAATCAGGAACCTCAACCTCGAGCTAAAAAATGCGGAGAACGAAACACGAAGTGAGCACCACAATGCGGCCATGCACCACGCGAGAAAGGTCCGCGAGACGCTGGTTGAGCCCCTAAAGGAGTTAAGGGACCGGGTGGAGCAGTACCTGACGCCCCAGTACGTAAGGAGGCAGATTGAAAGTAGCTCAGCCCGGGGGGGAACCTGTGCGATCGGCCTACCGGAATCCGTCCAGGAGGAGTTTGAGCGGGTGACCAAAGAAGTCGATGCTCGCTGGGAACTTCAGAAAAGTGAACTGCAGTCTGCCCTGCGGGACCTTCGGACCAATTATCAGGATGAGATGACTAGGAGGGTCAGCGAGGTCCACAACTCTCTGGACAATATAAACATCAGCCTCCCGAACCTTGACATCAGCTTCGAGATTGACCTCGTAAAAGTGGTCGAATACCAACAAAAGGCCATGGAACTGCAGGCGATGAAAGAAAACTGTGAGAGAGACATTGCCGATCTGGATGCGGATCTTATGCAACATGGGGAGAACCACTCGAGGTTAGAGTTGGCTCGCCAAGCCCTTGAGCGGGCAGAGCGGAACATCCGCAACCTTGGCCCTCAGCCATCCCCACTCCAAGGAAACCGGAGAGAAAAGGTATCCAGCGGCGGCCTGTACAGGTCGGCTCAGTACGCCAATGTCCCCTATGCTGATGACTCCAACCTCCGCGCTTACCAGAAGGAGAGGGAAGAACTCAAGGAAGTGCTTGCCCAAAGGGAGAAGGGGTTGGAATTGGTGATAGAGGAAGAATTCAAGCGGTCCCAGAAACGGATCTCGCTGAAGGCGGCGCAGCAGAAGGTGGAGGCGGAATTACGGCGACTTGAGAGGCAGGAGAAGGAGTACCAGCAAAAAGTCGAGGCAGACAAAGTCCAGATCGCTGAGCAGATATACCAGACCCTATCAAGACGGACCGCCGGTGACCTAACGCTGCGAATAGCCTTCTTAGAAAAGCATGTCGCCTCTGCGGTTGAAAAAGTATTTAGCGACCAACTCGATTTGCTCATTGGCTGCGTAGAGGAGCAGTTTGTGGAACCTCTACGCGCCAAAGCGGGGCAGCGCGAGCAATCGCTGGAAAGTATCGGCAAAGGAGAAGAAGAGGTAGCACGCCGCCTTTGCCTGCTTCATGAGGCCTGCGGTCGATTAGAGAATGTCGCAGCACAGACGCGTGCGGCTCTTGATCAATAA